Proteins encoded together in one Bradyrhizobium sp. PSBB068 window:
- the fdrA gene encoding acyl-CoA synthetase FdrA, with protein MAIQSSIKANLYKDSVSLMRISQVTVARTGVQRVTLLMGTRSNKEFLQQAGLMSPALEDAKPGDIMIVVVDDAPEKRAAAEQEIHSLIVGEEPKGGPAEAAAEAPPRSISRGVVIADRADLALISVPGPYAAAEALKALRQGLNVLLFSDNVPIEQEQAIKRVAAQKGLLVMGPDCGTAIINGVPLGFANVVRRGAIGLVGASGTGLQEVMCQIHRQDQGISQAIGTGSHDVSSEVGGITMLQGLELLATDAQTKVVAIVSKPPAPDVQKRVIERAGAIGKPVVICFLGGDPAASAGNVHRASSLEETARQAVALAGARQPGGDEQSIEALATRVCASLAPSQRNLRGLYSGGTFCSEAQTIWRAAGLRVRSNAPLAEADRLADVEASQGHTAIDLGSDEFTVGRPHPMIDYGVRIERLLKEAGDPTVACVVLDVVLGYGSHPNPAKVLAPAIRRAKTAARGQGRELPVICFVCGTDADPQPLETQKAMLADAGAEIFGSSTGAAHAAQAIASRMAADDNVSARRVMQGGE; from the coding sequence ATGGCCATCCAATCCAGCATTAAGGCGAACCTGTACAAGGATTCCGTGTCGTTGATGCGGATCTCGCAGGTCACGGTGGCGCGGACCGGCGTGCAGCGGGTCACGCTCTTGATGGGAACGCGCAGCAACAAGGAATTCCTGCAGCAGGCCGGGCTGATGAGTCCGGCGCTCGAGGACGCCAAGCCCGGCGATATCATGATCGTCGTGGTGGACGATGCGCCCGAAAAGCGCGCGGCCGCGGAGCAGGAGATTCACTCCCTGATCGTCGGCGAAGAGCCGAAGGGCGGCCCGGCCGAAGCGGCCGCGGAAGCACCGCCGCGCTCGATCTCCCGCGGCGTCGTGATCGCCGATCGCGCCGACCTCGCATTGATCTCGGTGCCGGGTCCCTATGCGGCGGCGGAAGCGCTGAAGGCGCTGAGGCAGGGTCTGAACGTGCTGCTGTTCAGCGACAACGTGCCGATCGAACAGGAGCAGGCCATCAAGCGCGTCGCGGCACAGAAGGGCCTGCTGGTGATGGGGCCGGATTGCGGCACGGCCATCATCAATGGCGTGCCGCTTGGATTTGCCAATGTCGTTCGGCGCGGCGCGATCGGGCTCGTCGGCGCATCGGGCACCGGTCTGCAGGAAGTGATGTGCCAGATCCATCGTCAGGATCAGGGCATATCGCAGGCCATCGGCACCGGCAGCCACGATGTTTCCAGCGAGGTCGGCGGCATCACCATGTTGCAGGGCCTTGAGTTGCTGGCCACCGATGCGCAGACCAAGGTCGTCGCCATCGTCTCCAAGCCTCCTGCGCCCGATGTGCAGAAGCGGGTGATCGAGCGCGCCGGCGCGATCGGCAAGCCGGTCGTGATCTGCTTCCTCGGCGGCGATCCGGCGGCATCGGCCGGCAATGTTCATCGCGCGTCGTCGCTCGAGGAGACGGCGCGGCAGGCCGTCGCGCTTGCGGGAGCGCGCCAACCCGGGGGTGACGAACAGTCGATCGAAGCATTGGCAACGCGGGTTTGTGCGTCGCTGGCGCCTTCGCAGCGCAATCTGCGCGGGCTCTATTCCGGCGGAACGTTCTGCTCGGAGGCCCAGACCATTTGGCGCGCCGCGGGCCTTCGGGTCCGGTCGAACGCGCCGCTTGCGGAGGCGGACCGTCTGGCCGATGTGGAAGCGAGCCAAGGACACACCGCGATCGATCTCGGCAGTGACGAATTCACGGTGGGACGGCCGCATCCGATGATCGACTATGGCGTGCGGATCGAACGGCTGTTGAAGGAAGCAGGTGATCCGACCGTTGCCTGCGTCGTGCTGGATGTCGTGCTCGGCTACGGCAGCCACCCCAATCCGGCAAAGGTCCTGGCTCCGGCGATCCGCCGCGCGAAGACCGCAGCGCGCGGGCAAGGGCGGGAGCTTCCCGTGATCTGTTTCGTCTGCGGCACGGACGCCGATCCGCAGCCCCTCGAGACGCAGAAAGCCATGTTGGCGGACGCCGGCGCGGAGATTTTCGGCAGCAGCACGGGCGCC
- the arcC gene encoding carbamate kinase translates to MRTLNDVPRRLVVAIGGNAVHPEDIRGTSQEQKSVAQITAEALLPLAQLDNELVITHGNGPVVGKIMMRQMLTMSRIPPMDMDICVAHSQGGIGYLLMQAIENALREQGNQRHVASLLTQVEVDKDDPAFRNPTKFVGPFFSEDEAKKISDELNWAMREDSGRGWRHVVPSPKPKHVCDISLVDALVKRGTIVIAGGGGGVPVVRDAKGVRTGVPAVIDKDLTSAHIANVLGIEELLILTAVPRVAVNFGKPNKRDLDQVSLEELKAYHREGHFPPGSMGPKVDAAIRFLEGGGKRAIISHLDCAMAALRGETGTHVVQ, encoded by the coding sequence ATGCGTACACTCAATGACGTACCGCGTCGCCTGGTGGTCGCGATCGGCGGCAATGCGGTTCACCCCGAGGATATCAGGGGTACGTCGCAGGAGCAGAAGTCGGTCGCGCAGATCACCGCGGAAGCGCTGCTGCCGTTGGCGCAGCTCGATAACGAGCTGGTCATCACCCACGGCAACGGCCCGGTGGTCGGCAAGATCATGATGCGCCAGATGCTGACGATGAGCCGGATTCCGCCGATGGACATGGACATCTGCGTCGCGCACAGCCAAGGCGGCATCGGCTATCTCCTGATGCAGGCGATCGAGAATGCGCTGCGCGAGCAGGGCAACCAGCGACACGTGGCAAGCCTGCTGACCCAGGTCGAGGTGGACAAGGACGATCCCGCGTTCAGGAATCCGACCAAGTTCGTCGGGCCGTTCTTTTCCGAGGACGAGGCGAAGAAGATCAGCGACGAGCTCAACTGGGCGATGCGTGAGGATTCGGGGCGCGGCTGGCGTCATGTCGTACCGTCGCCGAAGCCCAAGCATGTCTGCGACATCTCGCTGGTCGACGCATTGGTCAAGCGGGGAACAATTGTCATTGCCGGCGGCGGCGGCGGCGTTCCCGTGGTCCGCGACGCCAAGGGCGTGCGCACCGGCGTGCCGGCCGTGATCGACAAGGACCTGACATCGGCCCACATCGCGAATGTGTTGGGCATCGAGGAGCTGCTGATCCTGACAGCGGTCCCGCGCGTCGCGGTGAATTTCGGCAAGCCGAACAAGAGGGACCTGGATCAGGTTAGCCTCGAAGAGCTCAAGGCTTACCATCGTGAGGGACACTTTCCTCCTGGAAGCATGGGACCCAAGGTCGATGCCGCCATCCGGTTTCTCGAAGGCGGAGGCAAACGGGCGATCATCAGTCACCTCGATTGCGCGATGGCGGCGCTGCGGGGCGAGACCGGGACGCATGTCGTTCAATAA